In Cygnus olor isolate bCygOlo1 chromosome 22, bCygOlo1.pri.v2, whole genome shotgun sequence, a genomic segment contains:
- the PANX3 gene encoding pannexin-3 isoform X2, with product MNVLLEIHLLMRGGSKTTEIWACYLHPHQGKASPVIISQFNALSKLPFTAAWLVVLGMRYLQTYKITCHAVCSSDSTRAPGSSTNFHFPVACPVPDRKMSLSHTAAEYMLSDALLPDPSGSRAKGLRLELPSDRVLKFIAVGLPLFLVSLAFAREFSAGSQISCFSPSNFTGKQSAYADTACWDSLLHHGFDAEGHAVTKSLWVLKVFPYSLLVVAVLMYLPYLLWRYAATPALHSDLLFIIDELDKSYNRSVRLVQHMRKVQQSSTEPEQFWEEYERARQERYFEFPLLERYLACKQHSHSLVIIYLLRNLLLLLFLAATCLYLVFLHLNIFFQDEFSCSIKTGLLQAESHVPPLIPCKLVFFSVFQLISLTVGGVYVLLMPVVIYNALQLCQWDKGLLSVYEMLPAFDLLSRKMLTCPINDLNIILLFLRANISELTSFSRLNAVSALREATADKQDIDTVVDFMTLLAGLEATKPKYQACVPVANGEAIEMKPGVEAKGKATRDSFGSA from the exons ATGAACGTGCTGCTGGAAATACATCTGCTTATGAGAGGGGGGAGTAAAACCACGGAGATCTG ggCATGCTATTTGCATCCTCACCAGGGAAAGGCTTCCCCTGTAATTATCAGTCAATTTAACGCACTGTCTAAGCTGCCATTTACAGCTGCCTGGCTGGTAGTGCTTGGCATGCGATACCTTCAGACATACAAAATCACTTGCCACGCTGTTTGCTCCTCAGACAGCACcagagccccaggcagcagcaccaacTTCCATTTCCCTGTGGCGTGTCCTGTCCCAGATAGAAAAATGTCCCTGTCACACACAGCCGCCGAGTACATGCTTTCAGATGCCCTCCTCCCGGACCCCAGTGGCTCCCGTGCCAAGGGCTTGCGTCTGGAGCTGCCGAGTGACCGCGTGCTGAAGTTCATCGCCGTGGGGCTGCCCCTCTTCCTCGTCTCTCTGGCCTTTGCCCGGGAGTTCTCTGCTG GCTCGCAGATCAGCTGCTTCTCCCCCTCCAACTTCACGGGGAAGCAATCTGCCTATGCTGACACGGCTTGCTGGGACTCACTCCTCCACCACGGCTTTGATGCGGAAGGACATGCTGTCACCAAGTCCCTTTGGGTTCTCAAG GTCTTCCCGTACTCgctgctggtggtggcagtGCTCATGTACCTGCCCTACCTGCTGTGGCGCTACGCAGCCACCCCTGCCCTTCACTCCGATCTCCTCTTCATCATCGACGAGCTGGATAAGTCCTACAACCGCTCTGTACGCCTGGTACAGCACATGAGGAAGGTCCAGCAGTCTAGCACTGAGCCAGAACAGTTTTGGGAGGAATACGAGAG GGCTCGCCAGGAGAGGTACTTCGAGTTCCCACTGCTGGAGCGCTACCTTGCCTGCAAGCAGCACTCCCACTCCCTGGTCATCATCTACCTCCTGAGGAACCTTCTCCTGCTCTTGTTCTTGGCTGCCACTTGCCTCTACCTGGTCTTTCTCCATCTCAACATCTTCTTTCAGGATGAGTTCAGCTGCTCCATCAAAACAGGACTGCTTCAAGCTGAGTCCCATGTCCCCCCGCTCATCCCTTGCAAGCTGGTCTTCTTCTCTGTCTTCCAGCTCATCAGCCTCACGGTTGGTGGTGTCTATGTCCTCCTTATGCCTGTAGTCATCTACaatgctctgcagctctgccagtggGACAAAGGGCTCCTCTCTGTCTATGAGATGCTGCCTGCCTTTGACCTTCTCAGCCGCAAGATGCTCACCTGCCCCATCAATGACCTCAACAtcatccttctcttcctccGGGCCAACATCTCCGAGCTGACATCCTTCAGCCGCCTCAATGCTGTCAGCGCCTTGCGGGAGGCCACTGCTGACAAGCAGGACATCGATACCGTTGTTGACTTCATGAccctgctggctgggctggaggccACCAAGCCAAAATACCAGGCTTGTGTGCCCGTGGCCAATGGCGAGGCCATAG AAATGAAGCCTGGAGtggaagcaaagggaaaagctACCCGTGACTCCTTCGGCTCTGCCTGA
- the PANX3 gene encoding pannexin-3 isoform X3, whose product MNVLLEIHLLMRGGSKTTEIWYAVGQAVAGQECCLPGLGAVSARFFFFYFRACYLHPHQDSTRAPGSSTNFHFPVACPVPDRKMSLSHTAAEYMLSDALLPDPSGSRAKGLRLELPSDRVLKFIAVGLPLFLVSLAFAREFSAGSQISCFSPSNFTGKQSAYADTACWDSLLHHGFDAEGHAVTKSLWVLKVFPYSLLVVAVLMYLPYLLWRYAATPALHSDLLFIIDELDKSYNRSVRLVQHMRKVQQSSTEPEQFWEEYERARQERYFEFPLLERYLACKQHSHSLVIIYLLRNLLLLLFLAATCLYLVFLHLNIFFQDEFSCSIKTGLLQAESHVPPLIPCKLVFFSVFQLISLTVGGVYVLLMPVVIYNALQLCQWDKGLLSVYEMLPAFDLLSRKMLTCPINDLNIILLFLRANISELTSFSRLNAVSALREATADKQDIDTVVDFMTLLAGLEATKPKYQACVPVANGEAIEMKPGVEAKGKATRDSFGSA is encoded by the exons ATGAACGTGCTGCTGGAAATACATCTGCTTATGAGAGGGGGGAGTAAAACCACGGAGATCTGGTATGCAGTGGGACAAGCGGTGGCTGGGCAGGAATGCTGTCTTCCCGGCCTTGGTGCCGTGAGcgcaaggtttttttttttctatttcagggCATGCTATTTGCATCCTCACCAGG ACAGCACcagagccccaggcagcagcaccaacTTCCATTTCCCTGTGGCGTGTCCTGTCCCAGATAGAAAAATGTCCCTGTCACACACAGCCGCCGAGTACATGCTTTCAGATGCCCTCCTCCCGGACCCCAGTGGCTCCCGTGCCAAGGGCTTGCGTCTGGAGCTGCCGAGTGACCGCGTGCTGAAGTTCATCGCCGTGGGGCTGCCCCTCTTCCTCGTCTCTCTGGCCTTTGCCCGGGAGTTCTCTGCTG GCTCGCAGATCAGCTGCTTCTCCCCCTCCAACTTCACGGGGAAGCAATCTGCCTATGCTGACACGGCTTGCTGGGACTCACTCCTCCACCACGGCTTTGATGCGGAAGGACATGCTGTCACCAAGTCCCTTTGGGTTCTCAAG GTCTTCCCGTACTCgctgctggtggtggcagtGCTCATGTACCTGCCCTACCTGCTGTGGCGCTACGCAGCCACCCCTGCCCTTCACTCCGATCTCCTCTTCATCATCGACGAGCTGGATAAGTCCTACAACCGCTCTGTACGCCTGGTACAGCACATGAGGAAGGTCCAGCAGTCTAGCACTGAGCCAGAACAGTTTTGGGAGGAATACGAGAG GGCTCGCCAGGAGAGGTACTTCGAGTTCCCACTGCTGGAGCGCTACCTTGCCTGCAAGCAGCACTCCCACTCCCTGGTCATCATCTACCTCCTGAGGAACCTTCTCCTGCTCTTGTTCTTGGCTGCCACTTGCCTCTACCTGGTCTTTCTCCATCTCAACATCTTCTTTCAGGATGAGTTCAGCTGCTCCATCAAAACAGGACTGCTTCAAGCTGAGTCCCATGTCCCCCCGCTCATCCCTTGCAAGCTGGTCTTCTTCTCTGTCTTCCAGCTCATCAGCCTCACGGTTGGTGGTGTCTATGTCCTCCTTATGCCTGTAGTCATCTACaatgctctgcagctctgccagtggGACAAAGGGCTCCTCTCTGTCTATGAGATGCTGCCTGCCTTTGACCTTCTCAGCCGCAAGATGCTCACCTGCCCCATCAATGACCTCAACAtcatccttctcttcctccGGGCCAACATCTCCGAGCTGACATCCTTCAGCCGCCTCAATGCTGTCAGCGCCTTGCGGGAGGCCACTGCTGACAAGCAGGACATCGATACCGTTGTTGACTTCATGAccctgctggctgggctggaggccACCAAGCCAAAATACCAGGCTTGTGTGCCCGTGGCCAATGGCGAGGCCATAG AAATGAAGCCTGGAGtggaagcaaagggaaaagctACCCGTGACTCCTTCGGCTCTGCCTGA
- the PANX3 gene encoding pannexin-3 isoform X5 — protein sequence MNVLLEIHLLMRGGSKTTEIWYAVGQAVAGQECCLPGLGAVSARFFFFYFRACYLHPHQAAEYMLSDALLPDPSGSRAKGLRLELPSDRVLKFIAVGLPLFLVSLAFAREFSAGSQISCFSPSNFTGKQSAYADTACWDSLLHHGFDAEGHAVTKSLWVLKVFPYSLLVVAVLMYLPYLLWRYAATPALHSDLLFIIDELDKSYNRSVRLVQHMRKVQQSSTEPEQFWEEYERARQERYFEFPLLERYLACKQHSHSLVIIYLLRNLLLLLFLAATCLYLVFLHLNIFFQDEFSCSIKTGLLQAESHVPPLIPCKLVFFSVFQLISLTVGGVYVLLMPVVIYNALQLCQWDKGLLSVYEMLPAFDLLSRKMLTCPINDLNIILLFLRANISELTSFSRLNAVSALREATADKQDIDTVVDFMTLLAGLEATKPKYQACVPVANGEAIEMKPGVEAKGKATRDSFGSA from the exons ATGAACGTGCTGCTGGAAATACATCTGCTTATGAGAGGGGGGAGTAAAACCACGGAGATCTGGTATGCAGTGGGACAAGCGGTGGCTGGGCAGGAATGCTGTCTTCCCGGCCTTGGTGCCGTGAGcgcaaggtttttttttttctatttcagggCATGCTATTTGCATCCTCACCAGG CCGCCGAGTACATGCTTTCAGATGCCCTCCTCCCGGACCCCAGTGGCTCCCGTGCCAAGGGCTTGCGTCTGGAGCTGCCGAGTGACCGCGTGCTGAAGTTCATCGCCGTGGGGCTGCCCCTCTTCCTCGTCTCTCTGGCCTTTGCCCGGGAGTTCTCTGCTG GCTCGCAGATCAGCTGCTTCTCCCCCTCCAACTTCACGGGGAAGCAATCTGCCTATGCTGACACGGCTTGCTGGGACTCACTCCTCCACCACGGCTTTGATGCGGAAGGACATGCTGTCACCAAGTCCCTTTGGGTTCTCAAG GTCTTCCCGTACTCgctgctggtggtggcagtGCTCATGTACCTGCCCTACCTGCTGTGGCGCTACGCAGCCACCCCTGCCCTTCACTCCGATCTCCTCTTCATCATCGACGAGCTGGATAAGTCCTACAACCGCTCTGTACGCCTGGTACAGCACATGAGGAAGGTCCAGCAGTCTAGCACTGAGCCAGAACAGTTTTGGGAGGAATACGAGAG GGCTCGCCAGGAGAGGTACTTCGAGTTCCCACTGCTGGAGCGCTACCTTGCCTGCAAGCAGCACTCCCACTCCCTGGTCATCATCTACCTCCTGAGGAACCTTCTCCTGCTCTTGTTCTTGGCTGCCACTTGCCTCTACCTGGTCTTTCTCCATCTCAACATCTTCTTTCAGGATGAGTTCAGCTGCTCCATCAAAACAGGACTGCTTCAAGCTGAGTCCCATGTCCCCCCGCTCATCCCTTGCAAGCTGGTCTTCTTCTCTGTCTTCCAGCTCATCAGCCTCACGGTTGGTGGTGTCTATGTCCTCCTTATGCCTGTAGTCATCTACaatgctctgcagctctgccagtggGACAAAGGGCTCCTCTCTGTCTATGAGATGCTGCCTGCCTTTGACCTTCTCAGCCGCAAGATGCTCACCTGCCCCATCAATGACCTCAACAtcatccttctcttcctccGGGCCAACATCTCCGAGCTGACATCCTTCAGCCGCCTCAATGCTGTCAGCGCCTTGCGGGAGGCCACTGCTGACAAGCAGGACATCGATACCGTTGTTGACTTCATGAccctgctggctgggctggaggccACCAAGCCAAAATACCAGGCTTGTGTGCCCGTGGCCAATGGCGAGGCCATAG AAATGAAGCCTGGAGtggaagcaaagggaaaagctACCCGTGACTCCTTCGGCTCTGCCTGA
- the PANX3 gene encoding pannexin-3 isoform X1, whose protein sequence is MNVLLEIHLLMRGGSKTTEIWYAVGQAVAGQECCLPGLGAVSARFFFFYFRACYLHPHQGKASPVIISQFNALSKLPFTAAWLVVLGMRYLQTYKITCHAVCSSDSTRAPGSSTNFHFPVACPVPDRKMSLSHTAAEYMLSDALLPDPSGSRAKGLRLELPSDRVLKFIAVGLPLFLVSLAFAREFSAGSQISCFSPSNFTGKQSAYADTACWDSLLHHGFDAEGHAVTKSLWVLKVFPYSLLVVAVLMYLPYLLWRYAATPALHSDLLFIIDELDKSYNRSVRLVQHMRKVQQSSTEPEQFWEEYERARQERYFEFPLLERYLACKQHSHSLVIIYLLRNLLLLLFLAATCLYLVFLHLNIFFQDEFSCSIKTGLLQAESHVPPLIPCKLVFFSVFQLISLTVGGVYVLLMPVVIYNALQLCQWDKGLLSVYEMLPAFDLLSRKMLTCPINDLNIILLFLRANISELTSFSRLNAVSALREATADKQDIDTVVDFMTLLAGLEATKPKYQACVPVANGEAIEMKPGVEAKGKATRDSFGSA, encoded by the exons ATGAACGTGCTGCTGGAAATACATCTGCTTATGAGAGGGGGGAGTAAAACCACGGAGATCTGGTATGCAGTGGGACAAGCGGTGGCTGGGCAGGAATGCTGTCTTCCCGGCCTTGGTGCCGTGAGcgcaaggtttttttttttctatttcagggCATGCTATTTGCATCCTCACCAGGGAAAGGCTTCCCCTGTAATTATCAGTCAATTTAACGCACTGTCTAAGCTGCCATTTACAGCTGCCTGGCTGGTAGTGCTTGGCATGCGATACCTTCAGACATACAAAATCACTTGCCACGCTGTTTGCTCCTCAGACAGCACcagagccccaggcagcagcaccaacTTCCATTTCCCTGTGGCGTGTCCTGTCCCAGATAGAAAAATGTCCCTGTCACACACAGCCGCCGAGTACATGCTTTCAGATGCCCTCCTCCCGGACCCCAGTGGCTCCCGTGCCAAGGGCTTGCGTCTGGAGCTGCCGAGTGACCGCGTGCTGAAGTTCATCGCCGTGGGGCTGCCCCTCTTCCTCGTCTCTCTGGCCTTTGCCCGGGAGTTCTCTGCTG GCTCGCAGATCAGCTGCTTCTCCCCCTCCAACTTCACGGGGAAGCAATCTGCCTATGCTGACACGGCTTGCTGGGACTCACTCCTCCACCACGGCTTTGATGCGGAAGGACATGCTGTCACCAAGTCCCTTTGGGTTCTCAAG GTCTTCCCGTACTCgctgctggtggtggcagtGCTCATGTACCTGCCCTACCTGCTGTGGCGCTACGCAGCCACCCCTGCCCTTCACTCCGATCTCCTCTTCATCATCGACGAGCTGGATAAGTCCTACAACCGCTCTGTACGCCTGGTACAGCACATGAGGAAGGTCCAGCAGTCTAGCACTGAGCCAGAACAGTTTTGGGAGGAATACGAGAG GGCTCGCCAGGAGAGGTACTTCGAGTTCCCACTGCTGGAGCGCTACCTTGCCTGCAAGCAGCACTCCCACTCCCTGGTCATCATCTACCTCCTGAGGAACCTTCTCCTGCTCTTGTTCTTGGCTGCCACTTGCCTCTACCTGGTCTTTCTCCATCTCAACATCTTCTTTCAGGATGAGTTCAGCTGCTCCATCAAAACAGGACTGCTTCAAGCTGAGTCCCATGTCCCCCCGCTCATCCCTTGCAAGCTGGTCTTCTTCTCTGTCTTCCAGCTCATCAGCCTCACGGTTGGTGGTGTCTATGTCCTCCTTATGCCTGTAGTCATCTACaatgctctgcagctctgccagtggGACAAAGGGCTCCTCTCTGTCTATGAGATGCTGCCTGCCTTTGACCTTCTCAGCCGCAAGATGCTCACCTGCCCCATCAATGACCTCAACAtcatccttctcttcctccGGGCCAACATCTCCGAGCTGACATCCTTCAGCCGCCTCAATGCTGTCAGCGCCTTGCGGGAGGCCACTGCTGACAAGCAGGACATCGATACCGTTGTTGACTTCATGAccctgctggctgggctggaggccACCAAGCCAAAATACCAGGCTTGTGTGCCCGTGGCCAATGGCGAGGCCATAG AAATGAAGCCTGGAGtggaagcaaagggaaaagctACCCGTGACTCCTTCGGCTCTGCCTGA
- the PANX3 gene encoding pannexin-3 isoform X7: MNVLLEIHLLMRGGSKTTEIWYAVGQAVAGQECCLPGLGAVSARFFFFYFRACYLHPHQGKASPVIISQFNALSKLPFTAAWLVVLGMRYLQTYKITCHAVCSSDSTRAPGSSTNFHFPVACPVPDRKMSLSHTAAEYMLSDALLPDPSGSRAKGLRLELPSDRVLKFIAVGLPLFLVSLAFAREFSAGSQISCFSPSNFTGKQSAYADTACWDSLLHHGFDAEGHAVTKSLWVLKVFPYSLLVVAVLMYLPYLLWRYAATPALHSDLLFIIDELDKSYNRSVRLVQHMRKVQQSSTEPEQFWEEYERARQERYFEFPLLERYLACKQHSHSLVIIYLLRNLLLLLFLAATCLYLVFLHLNIFFQDEFSCSIKTGLLQAESHVPPLIPCKLVFFSVFQLISLTVGGVYVLLMPVVIYNALQLCQWDKGLLSVYEMLPAFDLLSRKMLTCPINDLNIILLFLRANISELTSFSRLNAVSALREATADKQDIDTVVDFMTLLAGLEATKPKYQACVPVANGEAIGRDWFGSQGRDATTSPRVGRGCYRNSFAEKTAELKPRLWANWGTGRVLIFEEDDSPAY; encoded by the exons ATGAACGTGCTGCTGGAAATACATCTGCTTATGAGAGGGGGGAGTAAAACCACGGAGATCTGGTATGCAGTGGGACAAGCGGTGGCTGGGCAGGAATGCTGTCTTCCCGGCCTTGGTGCCGTGAGcgcaaggtttttttttttctatttcagggCATGCTATTTGCATCCTCACCAGGGAAAGGCTTCCCCTGTAATTATCAGTCAATTTAACGCACTGTCTAAGCTGCCATTTACAGCTGCCTGGCTGGTAGTGCTTGGCATGCGATACCTTCAGACATACAAAATCACTTGCCACGCTGTTTGCTCCTCAGACAGCACcagagccccaggcagcagcaccaacTTCCATTTCCCTGTGGCGTGTCCTGTCCCAGATAGAAAAATGTCCCTGTCACACACAGCCGCCGAGTACATGCTTTCAGATGCCCTCCTCCCGGACCCCAGTGGCTCCCGTGCCAAGGGCTTGCGTCTGGAGCTGCCGAGTGACCGCGTGCTGAAGTTCATCGCCGTGGGGCTGCCCCTCTTCCTCGTCTCTCTGGCCTTTGCCCGGGAGTTCTCTGCTG GCTCGCAGATCAGCTGCTTCTCCCCCTCCAACTTCACGGGGAAGCAATCTGCCTATGCTGACACGGCTTGCTGGGACTCACTCCTCCACCACGGCTTTGATGCGGAAGGACATGCTGTCACCAAGTCCCTTTGGGTTCTCAAG GTCTTCCCGTACTCgctgctggtggtggcagtGCTCATGTACCTGCCCTACCTGCTGTGGCGCTACGCAGCCACCCCTGCCCTTCACTCCGATCTCCTCTTCATCATCGACGAGCTGGATAAGTCCTACAACCGCTCTGTACGCCTGGTACAGCACATGAGGAAGGTCCAGCAGTCTAGCACTGAGCCAGAACAGTTTTGGGAGGAATACGAGAG GGCTCGCCAGGAGAGGTACTTCGAGTTCCCACTGCTGGAGCGCTACCTTGCCTGCAAGCAGCACTCCCACTCCCTGGTCATCATCTACCTCCTGAGGAACCTTCTCCTGCTCTTGTTCTTGGCTGCCACTTGCCTCTACCTGGTCTTTCTCCATCTCAACATCTTCTTTCAGGATGAGTTCAGCTGCTCCATCAAAACAGGACTGCTTCAAGCTGAGTCCCATGTCCCCCCGCTCATCCCTTGCAAGCTGGTCTTCTTCTCTGTCTTCCAGCTCATCAGCCTCACGGTTGGTGGTGTCTATGTCCTCCTTATGCCTGTAGTCATCTACaatgctctgcagctctgccagtggGACAAAGGGCTCCTCTCTGTCTATGAGATGCTGCCTGCCTTTGACCTTCTCAGCCGCAAGATGCTCACCTGCCCCATCAATGACCTCAACAtcatccttctcttcctccGGGCCAACATCTCCGAGCTGACATCCTTCAGCCGCCTCAATGCTGTCAGCGCCTTGCGGGAGGCCACTGCTGACAAGCAGGACATCGATACCGTTGTTGACTTCATGAccctgctggctgggctggaggccACCAAGCCAAAATACCAGGCTTGTGTGCCCGTGGCCAATGGCGAGGCCATAGGTAG GGACTGGTTTGGCAGCCAGGGCCGTGATGCTACCACAAGCCCACGCGTAGGCAGGGGTTGCTATAGGAACAGTTTTGCTGAGAAAACTGCAGAGCTTAAACCCAGGCTCTGGGCAAACTGGGGGACTGGGAGGGTCCTCATTTTTGAGGAAGATGACAGCCCAGCCTATTGA
- the PANX3 gene encoding pannexin-3 isoform X6, protein MNVLLEIHLLMRGGSKTTEIWACYLHPHQAAEYMLSDALLPDPSGSRAKGLRLELPSDRVLKFIAVGLPLFLVSLAFAREFSAGSQISCFSPSNFTGKQSAYADTACWDSLLHHGFDAEGHAVTKSLWVLKVFPYSLLVVAVLMYLPYLLWRYAATPALHSDLLFIIDELDKSYNRSVRLVQHMRKVQQSSTEPEQFWEEYERARQERYFEFPLLERYLACKQHSHSLVIIYLLRNLLLLLFLAATCLYLVFLHLNIFFQDEFSCSIKTGLLQAESHVPPLIPCKLVFFSVFQLISLTVGGVYVLLMPVVIYNALQLCQWDKGLLSVYEMLPAFDLLSRKMLTCPINDLNIILLFLRANISELTSFSRLNAVSALREATADKQDIDTVVDFMTLLAGLEATKPKYQACVPVANGEAIEMKPGVEAKGKATRDSFGSA, encoded by the exons ATGAACGTGCTGCTGGAAATACATCTGCTTATGAGAGGGGGGAGTAAAACCACGGAGATCTG ggCATGCTATTTGCATCCTCACCAGG CCGCCGAGTACATGCTTTCAGATGCCCTCCTCCCGGACCCCAGTGGCTCCCGTGCCAAGGGCTTGCGTCTGGAGCTGCCGAGTGACCGCGTGCTGAAGTTCATCGCCGTGGGGCTGCCCCTCTTCCTCGTCTCTCTGGCCTTTGCCCGGGAGTTCTCTGCTG GCTCGCAGATCAGCTGCTTCTCCCCCTCCAACTTCACGGGGAAGCAATCTGCCTATGCTGACACGGCTTGCTGGGACTCACTCCTCCACCACGGCTTTGATGCGGAAGGACATGCTGTCACCAAGTCCCTTTGGGTTCTCAAG GTCTTCCCGTACTCgctgctggtggtggcagtGCTCATGTACCTGCCCTACCTGCTGTGGCGCTACGCAGCCACCCCTGCCCTTCACTCCGATCTCCTCTTCATCATCGACGAGCTGGATAAGTCCTACAACCGCTCTGTACGCCTGGTACAGCACATGAGGAAGGTCCAGCAGTCTAGCACTGAGCCAGAACAGTTTTGGGAGGAATACGAGAG GGCTCGCCAGGAGAGGTACTTCGAGTTCCCACTGCTGGAGCGCTACCTTGCCTGCAAGCAGCACTCCCACTCCCTGGTCATCATCTACCTCCTGAGGAACCTTCTCCTGCTCTTGTTCTTGGCTGCCACTTGCCTCTACCTGGTCTTTCTCCATCTCAACATCTTCTTTCAGGATGAGTTCAGCTGCTCCATCAAAACAGGACTGCTTCAAGCTGAGTCCCATGTCCCCCCGCTCATCCCTTGCAAGCTGGTCTTCTTCTCTGTCTTCCAGCTCATCAGCCTCACGGTTGGTGGTGTCTATGTCCTCCTTATGCCTGTAGTCATCTACaatgctctgcagctctgccagtggGACAAAGGGCTCCTCTCTGTCTATGAGATGCTGCCTGCCTTTGACCTTCTCAGCCGCAAGATGCTCACCTGCCCCATCAATGACCTCAACAtcatccttctcttcctccGGGCCAACATCTCCGAGCTGACATCCTTCAGCCGCCTCAATGCTGTCAGCGCCTTGCGGGAGGCCACTGCTGACAAGCAGGACATCGATACCGTTGTTGACTTCATGAccctgctggctgggctggaggccACCAAGCCAAAATACCAGGCTTGTGTGCCCGTGGCCAATGGCGAGGCCATAG AAATGAAGCCTGGAGtggaagcaaagggaaaagctACCCGTGACTCCTTCGGCTCTGCCTGA
- the PANX3 gene encoding pannexin-3 isoform X4 produces MNVLLEIHLLMRGGSKTTEIWACYLHPHQDSTRAPGSSTNFHFPVACPVPDRKMSLSHTAAEYMLSDALLPDPSGSRAKGLRLELPSDRVLKFIAVGLPLFLVSLAFAREFSAGSQISCFSPSNFTGKQSAYADTACWDSLLHHGFDAEGHAVTKSLWVLKVFPYSLLVVAVLMYLPYLLWRYAATPALHSDLLFIIDELDKSYNRSVRLVQHMRKVQQSSTEPEQFWEEYERARQERYFEFPLLERYLACKQHSHSLVIIYLLRNLLLLLFLAATCLYLVFLHLNIFFQDEFSCSIKTGLLQAESHVPPLIPCKLVFFSVFQLISLTVGGVYVLLMPVVIYNALQLCQWDKGLLSVYEMLPAFDLLSRKMLTCPINDLNIILLFLRANISELTSFSRLNAVSALREATADKQDIDTVVDFMTLLAGLEATKPKYQACVPVANGEAIEMKPGVEAKGKATRDSFGSA; encoded by the exons ATGAACGTGCTGCTGGAAATACATCTGCTTATGAGAGGGGGGAGTAAAACCACGGAGATCTG ggCATGCTATTTGCATCCTCACCAGG ACAGCACcagagccccaggcagcagcaccaacTTCCATTTCCCTGTGGCGTGTCCTGTCCCAGATAGAAAAATGTCCCTGTCACACACAGCCGCCGAGTACATGCTTTCAGATGCCCTCCTCCCGGACCCCAGTGGCTCCCGTGCCAAGGGCTTGCGTCTGGAGCTGCCGAGTGACCGCGTGCTGAAGTTCATCGCCGTGGGGCTGCCCCTCTTCCTCGTCTCTCTGGCCTTTGCCCGGGAGTTCTCTGCTG GCTCGCAGATCAGCTGCTTCTCCCCCTCCAACTTCACGGGGAAGCAATCTGCCTATGCTGACACGGCTTGCTGGGACTCACTCCTCCACCACGGCTTTGATGCGGAAGGACATGCTGTCACCAAGTCCCTTTGGGTTCTCAAG GTCTTCCCGTACTCgctgctggtggtggcagtGCTCATGTACCTGCCCTACCTGCTGTGGCGCTACGCAGCCACCCCTGCCCTTCACTCCGATCTCCTCTTCATCATCGACGAGCTGGATAAGTCCTACAACCGCTCTGTACGCCTGGTACAGCACATGAGGAAGGTCCAGCAGTCTAGCACTGAGCCAGAACAGTTTTGGGAGGAATACGAGAG GGCTCGCCAGGAGAGGTACTTCGAGTTCCCACTGCTGGAGCGCTACCTTGCCTGCAAGCAGCACTCCCACTCCCTGGTCATCATCTACCTCCTGAGGAACCTTCTCCTGCTCTTGTTCTTGGCTGCCACTTGCCTCTACCTGGTCTTTCTCCATCTCAACATCTTCTTTCAGGATGAGTTCAGCTGCTCCATCAAAACAGGACTGCTTCAAGCTGAGTCCCATGTCCCCCCGCTCATCCCTTGCAAGCTGGTCTTCTTCTCTGTCTTCCAGCTCATCAGCCTCACGGTTGGTGGTGTCTATGTCCTCCTTATGCCTGTAGTCATCTACaatgctctgcagctctgccagtggGACAAAGGGCTCCTCTCTGTCTATGAGATGCTGCCTGCCTTTGACCTTCTCAGCCGCAAGATGCTCACCTGCCCCATCAATGACCTCAACAtcatccttctcttcctccGGGCCAACATCTCCGAGCTGACATCCTTCAGCCGCCTCAATGCTGTCAGCGCCTTGCGGGAGGCCACTGCTGACAAGCAGGACATCGATACCGTTGTTGACTTCATGAccctgctggctgggctggaggccACCAAGCCAAAATACCAGGCTTGTGTGCCCGTGGCCAATGGCGAGGCCATAG AAATGAAGCCTGGAGtggaagcaaagggaaaagctACCCGTGACTCCTTCGGCTCTGCCTGA